One window from the genome of Oryza glaberrima chromosome 3, OglaRS2, whole genome shotgun sequence encodes:
- the LOC127768091 gene encoding transcription factor ILI6, translating into MSSRRSRSRQSGSSRITDEQISDLVSKLQDLLPEARLRSNDRVPSSRVLQETCNYIRSLHQEVDDLSERLSELLATSDMSSAQAAIIRSLLM; encoded by the exons ATGTCAAGCCGGAGGTCACGGTCGAGGCAGTCAGGCTCGTCGAGGATCACCGACGAGCAAATCAGCGATCTTGTATCCAAGTTGCAGGATCTCCTCCCCGAGGCTCGACTCCGGAGCAATGATAGA GTGCCATCTTCGAGGGTTCTGCAGGAGACTTGCAACTACATCAGGAGCTTGCATCAGGAGGTCGACGACCTGAGCGAGAGGCTGTCGGAGCTGCTGGCCACGTCCGACATGAGCAGCGCGCAGGCGGCGATCATCCGCAGCCTTCTGATGTag